The genomic region TTGATTCAATGTATTTAAACAATTGGTTATTTTTGCTTTTCTTTTATCTTGGTAATAAAGAGGAAGTAACCAACATTCAATAGAATGTACTGCAATCGCAAAAATTATTTTATGATTATATTTTATATAAAAATCTTCACCAATTAAAAGCTGGAATTTTTCTTTGACTTTTTCTATCAACTGTTCTGGCGTTAATTCACCATTCTCGTCTCGCTTGGGAATATTATAATTTATTTCTTCTGAAACATCAGTATCAATTTGAATAATCACATATTCATTAAATTGAAATGCTTCTCGGAAATCTTTGGACTGACAATATTTGAAAACCAGCGTCCAACCACCATAATTTGATTTATTTTCATCATCCTTATCTCTTTCTGGTTGCAGAGGGTTGACAATGATATCGTCAGTATTAAAATATCCACTTAAAATATCTTCAATAACTATCTGATCCGTCAGTCCCTCTGTAATTAATCCAAAACTAATCATAATTAAAAATTCTTAGGTAATCCACCGATATAACCGCGCAAAAATGCTTCTGATAATCTTACAGGTTCTTGTCCTTCCAGAGGTTTTGGTGTAAAAATTCTTCTGGCTTTAGTATAACCTAATTTGTTGCGGTAAATCACAAAAAGTCTTTGTTCATCATCATCTAAATTTAATCCATCTAAAATTGCTGGGTTATGAGTTGTAAAAATAACTTGCCTATCATATTTTTTGGCTAATTCTACTAATTCTTTAATCAATCGACGCCCTAATCTAGGGTTAAGCGAAGCATCAATGTTATCTACAGCAAAAAACTTAGGTGTATCATCGCTGATAAAAAGGCAGAAGTAAAACAGGAGAAACAAAAATCCTTCATTAGAACTATTCTGATTGAAATAATCTAGTTCAGATGCTAAATATTTATCTTTGATTTGAATTACTCTCTCAGCAGGAGATAAATTATGGGGAATTGCTAAATCTTCAAACCAATCTATCAGCTGCATTTTTTCTTTAATTTCTTGCAGCTTACCTTGATTTGCTTCTAAATTCAAAACCGTTAAAAGTTTGAATAATCCTTCTCCTTCGATCCCTAAAGGTTGAATTTGACCTTCTTCGTTAAAAATGCGTAAACTTGAGTTTTGAGGAGAAAAAATTAAGAAGCTTTTCAAATTCAAAATATCTTTATCAGTTTCAAGTAAAACTTTTAAAACACCCTGATAAATTTCCTCTGAAAATATTTCTTTTAGGTTCCTCGCATCTTCATACATTAAATTAGCATATCCAGACGACATACTTGGCATTTGTACAAGTATCTCTTGATTAGACAAAATTGAACTAAACCAACTAGAATATGGTTTACCATCATGCTGTAAATTATAGGTAATAATTTTATCTGGCTGAAACTGCAAAGATATTTTAATTTCTTTGTTTAAATTGTCGATATTAAAAGCCGATCGCATGAATTGAGGTTCTGTAACTCTAATCCCCCTAGAAACTAAAAACTCATTATCTAGCTTATCACTTGCTGCGGCTGAACTTAAAGCTATAGCTTCTAAGATATTAGTTTTACCACAGCCATTTTCACCTATCAAAACTGTTACTCTTCCCAATTCAATTTTTAACTCTTGAATTGATTTATAATTTTCTATACTAATTTCTTTAATCATAAGGCGAAGACATTATTACACTTAAATAATTATACCATAAAATTACCATATCCTCAATTCAGATTCGTACTCACTGGTGGCGGTGGAAAAGGAGTCTATCAAGTATGTGCTTGACAATACTTGATAGATTCAGGACTTACGCACCCATTTTTGGCGTAGGGGCGGGTTTAGCCGATAAATTAAGCATCTCACAGATATCCCTAATACAAAACCCGCCCCTACATTTTGCCTAAATGCCAACACCAGGCAAACTTAATCTTGAAAAACCATAATTTGCCCAGAATAGCAAGCCACCCAGACTTCCCTAGCTTTTGGATCGTAAGTAATCCCAATCGGATTAGATCCAACATTAACTGTTTGCACGACCTTCAGATCGCGAGTGCGAACTTTACTCACAGTATTGCTGTTGTAATTAACAACGTAAAGCCGATCGCCATCATCGGATATAACCATACTGCGCGGCGCGGAACCCGTGGAGACTTTAGCTACAACATTACCTTTTGGTAAAGCAATCTTGGCTATTTTCCCTTCATTATTCAAGGTAGCGTAAATAAACTTTCCTGCCGGGTCTATGTTCAAATGACGGGGCGCTCGACCGACATTTTTCAGCCACTTGACCGAATATTTTTTCAGGTCTACTTGAGCGATATCAGAAGAACCCATGATCGCAACATAGGCTTTTTGCGAAGTTTTATCTACTACAATTCCACGCGGATATGCCCCCAGTTTAATCCGTTTGATTTCCTTATTTTTGTTCGTATCCACAACGCTCAAATCCCAGCTACACCAGTTACTCACCAGTACGAGGCGGTTATCTGGTGTAGTCGCAACAAATTTGGGAACAGCACCGACTTGGATCACCTTTTCAACCTGAAGACTTTTTGTATTGATTCGATACAAAAAACTCTCGTCAAGCTTTGGAGAAGGAGAACAGCGATCGGTCCCTGGATTATTAAATCCACGCCCGTACATCTGATAGTTAGATACCCAGGCATACTTACCATTATGGGAAAAACTGGCTTCAACAGGAGCCCCTCTGTAATTGCCTTTGAATTTGAGATAACCGTATTTGGCTAAATCCACATTATCCGGGATAGTTTTTACTAATTTATGCTCCCGGTTGTACACCGTAATCGTGTGGCTGTACATCATGTTTTGGGCAAAAAATAGACCCTGACCCGAATGCACTACCGATTTAGGCGAAATCTTGCCCGCAATGGTTTTTTCAAGCTTCATCCGGGTGGGAACTTTAGGCTGAGCGGATTTAGCTGGAGTATTTTTAGGAGTTGTGCGAGGTTTTGGCGCAGTTTTACCAGTCCCTTTAGAAGCTGGGTGCTTCAGGGGGGCTGACTTTTTGGCCGGGGTTAACGTGCGATTTTCTAGTAACTCTTTGGTAGCTATACCCGCCACCGTCGCCACCAAAGCCAAGACAATAACACTAAACCAAAGCATTGCGTGCCTTTTTTTCGGCTCTTTTTGTTGGGGCTTTGGCTGATCGACAATCTGGCTAATTGGGGATGGCGTCGCAACTGGTGTAGACTTGGCGGGTTGCAACTCAATAGTCCGACTCCAAGCAGGGACTTGGGAGTGGAGTCGCTGTCCTATTACCCGCACAGTTTTAATAGGTGTGGTTCCCAGGCGACTCAAGCCTTCATAAACGAACTTGACGCAGCCTTCTTGGGAGTAGGCTTGCTGGGATATCAAGGTAAGTTGCAGAGAGTCGCCCTCTCGACTGACTGTGGCTGTGATGCCTTTTTTCCATATAACCTCGTTGATCAGGGTGGCGATCGCTTGAGGGTCTCCCTGTTGCGCTTGCGAGAAAACGGTTTCCTGCTCTGTAATTTGCTGAATCACGATGGTAGAAACTGAAAGTGGCATTAGCTGCCATTCTATGACCCAAGTGTCATCTATAGAAGGGGTGCCATTACCCCGAAAATTATCCGAACCAGATCGCCTGCTCCTCTACTTCTCTGCTCAAGAGCCCCTCTGCTCAAGAGCTATTACGATCGCAAAGAAATTTTTTCAGTTTTGGACCCAGGCGCTTTTGAGGTTGTAGACTCCTGGTAGTACGCCCTTGCCTGATGGAAGTAACTATCAGGTTCGTTTTCAATAATCACACCATTGACTACTAAACCCAGCAGCTTCTGACCTGATTGCACCAAAAATTCTTTACAAGCAGTAGCACTGACAGTATCCACCACTCCCGGGCGAACCACCAATAAAATACCATCAGTCGTTTTGCCCAAGCTAAGGGCGTCCGCCACAAGTACAATCGGAGGGGTATCGATAATTACAAAATTGTAGTTCTTAGAAAAATCCTCAATTAATGAGGCCATCCGCTTGGAATCAAGAAGGGCTAATGGGTTAGGAGGTATTACCCCCGATGGAAGCACATCCAGGTTATCCATCACCTCTTTTACAGCCATATTAAAATCAGCCCGACCGACAATCACATCGCTCAGTCCCTCAGCATTGGTTAAGTCCCATATATGATGTTGCATCGGATGGTGCATATCCGCATCTATCAACAACACCCGGCTTCCCAATTGAGCCATAGTTGCAGCCAAATTTGCCGAAACTGTAGACTTGCCCTCTTTAGAAACAGAACTTGTTACCACAATCGTTTTCAACTCCCGATCCGGGCTGAGAAATTTCAGGTTAGCCTGAAGCATCCGGTACGCTTCGCTGATTATCGAATGAGGAGTGTCTCTAACGGGAAGCTGCGGCACAATTCCGTCTAGTTTTCTATTAGGAAGGCTAAGTTTTTTCTTCCTAGAAGGAATCATTCCCAGCACGGTATACCTAAATAATTCCCGCACCTCTTTAGCAGTTTTGAGCGATGGGTCTCTCAAGTCTATAAGGAAAGCTGCGATCGCGTAAAGCATAATGCCAGCGACTGCTCCTGCGGCTACGGTTACACTTTTTCCCTTACCGACAGCCTTTTCTGGAACGCTGGCGTACTCGATGACGCTGGCATTACCCACATTTTGATTTTCTGCAATTTGTACTTCTTGCAGATTTTTTAAAAGAATTTTATAGGTAGATTGAGCCGCTTCTACTTGCCGCTCTAGATCCCGCTCTCCCTCTTGCAATCTGGGTAGGATATTAGCTCGTTGTCTGTAAACGGACTTGGCGCGAGTTAGATAAGTTAATTGATTAGCCAAACCCAAGCCTTCTACCTCTGAATTGACAAGTTCTTCGCTGAGTTTTTCTTTAAGCTGCCCAATCTGCAAATTTTTGTTAGGCACTTGGCTATCAGCGCCGATAGTCTCTCCTACCCGCTCTTGCAGCAAAGCTTTTAGAGACGCTTTCTTACTCTCCAAGTCAGTTATTACCGGGTGCGTATCCAGAAAGCGGGTTCGCTCGACTGTCAGCTGGCGTTCCACTTCTTGTAATTGTACAAGCGCCTGCTGCACCGCAGGAGATTGACTCAGCGAGTTCGCAGTTATGGCTTGCCGCGAATTCAGCTCTATCTTGCCTTGGAGCGCAGCAGCGCGAGCCGCTGCATCTTCAAGCTTAGCCTGAGCTCCCGAAATTTGTCTGTCTAAGTCCGCAATAGAATCTACAGCCGTGGCTCCTTCCCTTTCAAGAGCTACAATGTTGTTTTTTTCTTTAAAGCTGCGTAAAGCTGCTTCTTTTTGACGAACTCTGTCTTCTACTTGAGGTAGCTCCTTGGTAATAAATTGGCGAGCCGCAGCCGCAGAAGCCCGGTTATTAAGTACATTGGCCTCCATATAGAGACCCATGAGTTTGTTGACTATCGCCGCAGCTTCCTGAGCATCTTTGCTTTTAAAGGTAATCTGCAACACCCCGGTGCCTTTGATACCTTTCACCGTCAGCTGTTTTAGGAAGTCTTCAGGTTTCAGGGTATCGCCCTTTTTGTCTTTTATGTTTAGTGCAGTTATGGTTTTTTGGATCAGGGGGACAGAACGAACTACCTCTGCCTCTGTATCCATAGGAGTATCCATTTGATTTAGAGGCTCCAACTCTCCTATTTTGGCCCCCGCATCCGTTACTAGCGAAGAAGTAGTATTTCTCCTTTTAAACAGAAGCTTTCCTTGCGCTTCATAGGTAGGCTTTTTCAAGAAGGCAAATGCGGTTGCCAATGTAACAACAATTACAAAGACAGTTCCAGCTGGTAGCCAACGCCGTCTTAGAATAAGCCAGTACTTTTTAAAATCTATGTCTTCGGTGTATTCTTTAGCTTCCATAAATGCTGACACCAGAGAGTGTTTGCAAGCTTTTCTGGCAGTAGGAGAGTTACATCAGCTGCCAGATATCTTAGATCATTGTAGTCTAAACCATTTCCTGGCTGATCTGGGGCAGGTACTCATAATCTTAGCCTAGTAGTATTGGGGAATTCAAACATTTTGCGATCGCACTTGGGCTTAAGTTAGATATCGCTCACCCCCAAGAGCAACAACAAGCACCTAGAAGCTGAAAAAGCGCTCTGGGCTACGCCGGAGCGCCTTTTATCCGACTTCCACCACAGCCAGCGCAGGTATGAGGGCTCAAAACTTGCAGCGTTGTGTTGA from Argonema galeatum A003/A1 harbors:
- a CDS encoding GumC family protein; translation: MEAKEYTEDIDFKKYWLILRRRWLPAGTVFVIVVTLATAFAFLKKPTYEAQGKLLFKRRNTTSSLVTDAGAKIGELEPLNQMDTPMDTEAEVVRSVPLIQKTITALNIKDKKGDTLKPEDFLKQLTVKGIKGTGVLQITFKSKDAQEAAAIVNKLMGLYMEANVLNNRASAAAARQFITKELPQVEDRVRQKEAALRSFKEKNNIVALEREGATAVDSIADLDRQISGAQAKLEDAAARAAALQGKIELNSRQAITANSLSQSPAVQQALVQLQEVERQLTVERTRFLDTHPVITDLESKKASLKALLQERVGETIGADSQVPNKNLQIGQLKEKLSEELVNSEVEGLGLANQLTYLTRAKSVYRQRANILPRLQEGERDLERQVEAAQSTYKILLKNLQEVQIAENQNVGNASVIEYASVPEKAVGKGKSVTVAAGAVAGIMLYAIAAFLIDLRDPSLKTAKEVRELFRYTVLGMIPSRKKKLSLPNRKLDGIVPQLPVRDTPHSIISEAYRMLQANLKFLSPDRELKTIVVTSSVSKEGKSTVSANLAATMAQLGSRVLLIDADMHHPMQHHIWDLTNAEGLSDVIVGRADFNMAVKEVMDNLDVLPSGVIPPNPLALLDSKRMASLIEDFSKNYNFVIIDTPPIVLVADALSLGKTTDGILLVVRPGVVDTVSATACKEFLVQSGQKLLGLVVNGVIIENEPDSYFHQARAYYQESTTSKAPGSKTEKISLRS
- a CDS encoding YncE family protein; its protein translation is MPLSVSTIVIQQITEQETVFSQAQQGDPQAIATLINEVIWKKGITATVSREGDSLQLTLISQQAYSQEGCVKFVYEGLSRLGTTPIKTVRVIGQRLHSQVPAWSRTIELQPAKSTPVATPSPISQIVDQPKPQQKEPKKRHAMLWFSVIVLALVATVAGIATKELLENRTLTPAKKSAPLKHPASKGTGKTAPKPRTTPKNTPAKSAQPKVPTRMKLEKTIAGKISPKSVVHSGQGLFFAQNMMYSHTITVYNREHKLVKTIPDNVDLAKYGYLKFKGNYRGAPVEASFSHNGKYAWVSNYQMYGRGFNNPGTDRCSPSPKLDESFLYRINTKSLQVEKVIQVGAVPKFVATTPDNRLVLVSNWCSWDLSVVDTNKNKEIKRIKLGAYPRGIVVDKTSQKAYVAIMGSSDIAQVDLKKYSVKWLKNVGRAPRHLNIDPAGKFIYATLNNEGKIAKIALPKGNVVAKVSTGSAPRSMVISDDGDRLYVVNYNSNTVSKVRTRDLKVVQTVNVGSNPIGITYDPKAREVWVACYSGQIMVFQD
- a CDS encoding AAA family ATPase, giving the protein MIKEISIENYKSIQELKIELGRVTVLIGENGCGKTNILEAIALSSAAASDKLDNEFLVSRGIRVTEPQFMRSAFNIDNLNKEIKISLQFQPDKIITYNLQHDGKPYSSWFSSILSNQEILVQMPSMSSGYANLMYEDARNLKEIFSEEIYQGVLKVLLETDKDILNLKSFLIFSPQNSSLRIFNEEGQIQPLGIEGEGLFKLLTVLNLEANQGKLQEIKEKMQLIDWFEDLAIPHNLSPAERVIQIKDKYLASELDYFNQNSSNEGFLFLLFYFCLFISDDTPKFFAVDNIDASLNPRLGRRLIKELVELAKKYDRQVIFTTHNPAILDGLNLDDDEQRLFVIYRNKLGYTKARRIFTPKPLEGQEPVRLSEAFLRGYIGGLPKNF
- a CDS encoding phage tail protein: MISFGLITEGLTDQIVIEDILSGYFNTDDIIVNPLQPERDKDDENKSNYGGWTLVFKYCQSKDFREAFQFNEYVIIQIDTDVSEEINYNIPKRDENGELTPEQLIEKVKEKFQLLIGEDFYIKYNHKIIFAIAVHSIECWLLPLYYQDKRKAKITNCLNTLNQELGKGESFRIDANKKNPQYYRKVSRQYCKQKVLMKLYQENPSFKVFIQEIEKRNIVIEDDG